The Malus sylvestris chromosome 12, drMalSylv7.2, whole genome shotgun sequence genome contains a region encoding:
- the LOC126593437 gene encoding replication factor C subunit 3 produces MLWVDKYRPKTLDQAIVHQDIAQNLKKLVVEQDCPHLLFYGPSGSGKKTLIIALLRQIFGPSADKVKVENRAWKVDAGSRTIDIELTTLSSTNHIELNPSDAGFQDRYIVQEIIKEMAKNRPIDTKGKKGYKVLVLNEVDKLSREAQHSLRRTMEKYSAYCRLILCCNSSSRVTEAIRSRCLNVRINSPTEDQIVKVLEFIGKKEGLQLPSGFVARIAEKSNRSLRRAILSLETCRVQEYPFTSDQAIPPMDWEEYVSEIASDIMKEQSPKRLYQVRQKLYELLLNCIPPEIILKRLLFELLKKLDAELKHEVCHWAAYYEHRMRLGQKAIFHLEAFVAKFMSIYKAFLIEAFG; encoded by the exons ATGTTGTGGGTCGACAAGTACCGACCCAAAACCCTAGACCAGGCAATTGTCCACCAAGATATCGCCCAAAACCTCAAGAAACTC GTCGTGGAGCAGGACTGCCCCCATTTGCTCTTTTATGGCCCTTCTGGTTCCGgcaagaaaaccctaatcatCGCCCTTCTTCGTCAGATATTCGGACCCAGTGCCGACAAG GTGAAGGTGGAAAACAGGGCATGGAAAGTCGAT GCTGGGAGTAGAACGATTGATATAGAGCTGACTACATTATCAAGCACCAACCATATTGAACTGAACCCCAGTGATGCAGGGTTTCAAGACAGATACATTGTTCAAGAGATAATTAAAGAAATGGCTAAAAATAGACCCATTGACACAAAAGGGAAAAAAGGATATAAAG TCCTAGTGCTGAATGAAGTTGACAAACTTTCAAGGGAAGCGCAGCATTCTCTTCGAAGAACTATGGAGAAATATAGTGCTTATTGCCGGCTAATACTATGCTGTAACAGTTCTTCAAGGGTTACTGAAGCAATCAGGTCTCGGTGTCTTAATGTACGAATAAATTCACCGACAGAAGATCAG ATTGTGAAGGTATTGGAGTTCATTGGAAAGAAAGAAGGGCTGCAACTTCCTTCGGGATTTGTTGCTCGTATAGCTGAAAAATCAAATAGGAGCTTAAGGAGAGCTATATTGTCATTGGAAACTTGTCGTGTTCAAGA GTATCCGTTTACAAGTGACCAGGCAATACCACCTATGGATTGGGAAGAATATGTTTCTGAAATTGCTTCTGATATAATGAAGGAGCAAAGCCCTAAAAG GCTTTATCAAGTGCGGCAAAAGTTGTATGAGCTGCTGCTTAATTGTATTCCTCCGGAGATCATCTTGAAG AGACTTCTTTTTGAGTTATTGAAGAAGTTGGATGCGGAGTTGAAGCACGAGGTTTGTCATTGGGCTGCATATTAT GAACATAGGATGCGTCTTGGGCAAAAAGCCATATTTCACCTTGAAG CGTTCGTGGCAAAGTTCATGAGCATTTATAAGGCTTTCCTCATCGAAGCGTTTGGCTGA